A stretch of the Sulfurimonas sp. HSL3-1 genome encodes the following:
- the eno gene encoding phosphopyruvate hydratase — MIYIDNVTAMEVMDSRGNPTVKATVELSDGTVASAIVPSGASTGKREALELRDGGDRYMGKGVLTAVENVNTQIADAIIGLSPFNQAMIDAEMKALDGTENYSNLGANAVLGVSMAIARAAADSLGMPLYRYLGGANAMVMPVPMLNIINGGSHADNSVDFQEYMIMPVGFEDFAEALRASAEVYHNLKKILKDANHNTALGDEGGFAPDLSSNEEPIQVIMQAIEKAGYKAGEEIAIALDVASSELVVEGGYRLESENRTVTSEELVAYYEDLCSKYPIVSIEDGLSEDDWEGWKVLTEKLGDKVQLVGDDLFVTNANILAQGIEKDVGNAILIKPNQIGSVSETMLTVRLAQRNGYKCVMSHRSGESEDAFIADFAVALNCGEIKTGSTARGERTAKYNRLLEIENEIVYGEYLGAVLFS; from the coding sequence ATGATTTATATCGATAATGTGACGGCAATGGAGGTGATGGATTCACGCGGGAATCCGACAGTCAAAGCAACAGTAGAGCTGAGCGACGGCACGGTAGCAAGCGCGATCGTCCCCAGCGGTGCCAGTACGGGGAAACGCGAAGCGCTGGAACTGCGCGACGGCGGCGACCGCTACATGGGCAAAGGGGTACTGACTGCGGTTGAGAACGTCAACACCCAGATTGCCGATGCCATTATCGGACTGAGCCCTTTCAACCAGGCGATGATCGATGCCGAAATGAAAGCGCTTGACGGGACAGAGAACTACTCCAATCTCGGTGCGAACGCGGTTCTGGGCGTCTCCATGGCGATTGCACGCGCCGCGGCGGACAGCCTCGGCATGCCGCTGTACCGCTACCTCGGCGGTGCCAACGCGATGGTGATGCCGGTCCCGATGCTCAACATCATCAACGGCGGTTCCCACGCCGACAACTCCGTGGACTTCCAGGAGTATATGATCATGCCGGTCGGTTTCGAAGATTTTGCCGAGGCGCTGCGCGCGTCGGCCGAGGTGTATCACAACCTCAAAAAGATCCTCAAAGACGCCAACCACAATACGGCGCTCGGCGACGAGGGCGGGTTCGCTCCTGACCTCTCTTCGAACGAGGAACCGATCCAGGTGATTATGCAGGCGATCGAGAAAGCGGGCTACAAAGCGGGCGAAGAGATCGCGATTGCCCTGGACGTTGCAAGCTCCGAGCTGGTTGTCGAAGGCGGTTACCGTCTCGAATCCGAGAACCGCACCGTCACCTCCGAAGAGCTGGTCGCCTACTACGAGGACCTCTGCAGCAAATACCCGATCGTCTCCATCGAGGACGGCCTGAGCGAAGATGACTGGGAGGGCTGGAAAGTCCTGACAGAAAAACTCGGCGACAAGGTCCAGCTCGTCGGTGACGACCTCTTCGTCACCAATGCGAACATCCTCGCCCAGGGGATCGAGAAGGACGTCGGTAACGCGATCCTGATCAAGCCGAACCAGATCGGTTCCGTCTCCGAGACGATGCTGACCGTAAGACTGGCACAGCGCAACGGCTACAAATGCGTTATGAGCCACCGTTCCGGCGAGAGCGAAGACGCTTTCATCGCCGATTTCGCGGTCGCGCTCAACTGCGGCGAGATCAAAACCGGTTCCACGGCCCGCGGCGAGCGTACGGCCAAGTACAACCGCCTGCTTGAGATCGAGAACGAGATCGTCTACGGCGAATATCTCGGCGCCGTACTCTTCAGCTAA
- a CDS encoding AMIN domain-containing protein, whose translation MKFFLILLTITAATLLTARDNPFLPSPSSPEPLPSKIKETPVKETVVKEAPVKETHSLATQTVNFQQARFLFSEGNVRIESRDKLAKHFVIRKPMRIILDFEANADFPTRKREVNVAPFKEIRMGMHPGYYRIVIELEKRADYSIEPSKYGYTLTLK comes from the coding sequence GTGAAATTTTTCCTGATCTTGTTAACAATAACGGCTGCAACCCTGCTGACTGCAAGGGATAACCCCTTTTTGCCGTCACCTTCATCGCCGGAACCGCTCCCGTCGAAAATAAAAGAAACACCGGTCAAAGAGACAGTGGTTAAAGAAGCGCCTGTGAAAGAAACGCATTCCCTGGCGACACAGACCGTGAATTTTCAGCAGGCCCGCTTTCTCTTTTCGGAAGGAAACGTGCGTATTGAAAGCCGTGACAAGCTCGCAAAGCACTTTGTCATCCGTAAGCCGATGCGCATTATTCTCGATTTTGAGGCGAATGCCGACTTCCCGACACGCAAGCGCGAGGTAAATGTCGCGCCATTCAAAGAGATCCGAATGGGCATGCATCCGGGCTATTACCGTATCGTTATCGAGTTGGAGAAGCGTGCCGACTATAGCATCGAACCGTCCAAATACGGGTACACTCTGACCCTGAAGTAA
- the metH gene encoding methionine synthase yields MSVKNAILETIKRRPLIIDGAMGTQLQQRHDQIPEAAWEGNEGCNELLNVTAPEIMRDIFHAYLNAGADMITTNTFGAFSWVLDEYGIGHRAYELSKAGAQRVKEVCDTFSTPEHPRYVLGSIGPGTKLPSLGHIHYDEMLAGYTECAQGLIDGGCDVFLLETCQDPLQIKAALHACEAANASRGTDLPVMVSGTIELAGTMLIGTDAQTLAVIMEPFDILSLGFNCGTGPEQYTKHVKALSDVWGKPISIHANAGLPQNRGGYTYYPMGPDEFADRQESFLAYDGVSFLGGCCGTTPQHIKALCERVHATAPKAPSGSQPTSLASLFNAVPLMQEPAPLLVGERSNATGSKAFRELLLDEDYEGTLSVGQQQVRAGAHVLDVSVGFAGRDETKDMNKVMGLYAQKIPLPLMPDSTQTPALEEALKLIGGKPIINSVNLEDGIEKFDTVCSLAKKYGAALVCLTIDEEGMAKTVARKLEVAERIYSLATEKHGLNPEDLVFDVLTFTVGSGDEEYRDAAVQTIEAIRELRTRHPEVGAILGLSNISFGLDKDARPYLNSVFLHHCIEAGLTSVIINVKHIIPMAKISDEDLEACENLLFDKKPEGQALFDFIDHFGNREAVDSAAEDEAYNALGTEEKIAKLLLDGDKERMIPLVEAARSEIAPEKIVNEILIDAMKVVGELFGSGQMQLPFVLQSAETMKTAVDHLNPYLPKVDKAVDTTLVLGTVKGDVHDVGKNLVDIILTNNGYKVINLGIKVELDNFIKTLQESSASAIGMSGLLVKSTQVMKENLEALKAAGITVPILLGGAALTRSFIEDFCRPSYDGPIFYCKDAFDGVTAMSRIEAGNLDTNLHPNAPEIVEDAEKKEVVIPPFKELKMPSRDVRVPTPPFWGRRELKLTEAQKAMAFEWINHKILFKQRWGYNSKGMKKDAYEKQLDELVWPAYEKLKALFLDEGLFEPTILYGYWPARSDDNTLLVFPETEGWHRDADASREPLEQIIGDAECAFTFPRQRKQPHRALSDFFRHDRHDVVALTCVSAGSRLSTYEKELYDAGKYNEYYQVHGLGVELAEALAEIAHKQIRLDLNIADDEGPTLADVRMNRYQGARYSFGYPACPDLELNRPLFDLLKPEEFRIELSETFQIHPEQSTSAIVVHHKEATYYNV; encoded by the coding sequence ATCAAACGGCGGCCGCTTATCATTGACGGCGCCATGGGTACGCAACTGCAACAGCGCCATGACCAGATCCCCGAAGCGGCGTGGGAAGGCAACGAGGGGTGCAACGAACTTCTCAACGTCACCGCCCCCGAGATCATGCGCGACATCTTCCACGCCTACCTGAACGCCGGTGCCGACATGATCACCACCAACACCTTCGGCGCTTTCTCCTGGGTCCTGGACGAGTACGGCATCGGGCACCGCGCCTATGAACTCTCCAAGGCCGGGGCGCAGCGCGTTAAAGAGGTGTGCGACACCTTTAGCACCCCCGAACACCCACGCTATGTGCTGGGTTCCATCGGTCCGGGCACGAAACTCCCCTCGCTGGGACACATCCACTACGACGAGATGCTTGCAGGCTACACCGAGTGCGCCCAGGGGCTTATTGACGGCGGCTGCGACGTGTTCCTGCTCGAGACCTGCCAGGATCCGCTGCAGATCAAGGCGGCCCTGCACGCCTGCGAGGCGGCCAACGCGTCGCGCGGCACCGACCTCCCCGTCATGGTCTCGGGGACCATCGAACTGGCCGGTACCATGCTTATCGGCACCGACGCCCAGACCCTCGCCGTCATTATGGAACCCTTTGACATCCTCTCTTTGGGCTTCAACTGCGGCACCGGCCCGGAACAGTACACCAAACACGTCAAAGCGCTAAGCGACGTCTGGGGCAAACCCATCTCCATCCATGCCAATGCCGGCCTTCCGCAGAACCGCGGCGGCTACACCTACTACCCGATGGGGCCCGACGAGTTCGCCGATCGCCAGGAGAGCTTCCTCGCTTATGACGGGGTTAGTTTCCTCGGCGGCTGCTGCGGGACGACGCCGCAGCATATCAAAGCGCTCTGTGAGCGGGTGCACGCCACTGCGCCCAAGGCGCCCTCCGGTTCCCAGCCGACCTCGCTCGCCTCGCTCTTCAACGCCGTTCCGCTGATGCAGGAGCCCGCGCCGCTGCTGGTGGGCGAACGCTCCAACGCCACCGGTTCCAAAGCGTTCCGGGAACTCCTCCTCGATGAGGACTATGAAGGTACGCTGAGCGTCGGACAGCAGCAGGTGCGCGCCGGGGCCCACGTCCTCGACGTCTCCGTCGGTTTCGCCGGCCGCGACGAAACAAAGGACATGAACAAGGTGATGGGCCTCTACGCCCAGAAGATCCCGTTGCCGCTGATGCCCGACTCCACCCAGACCCCGGCACTCGAAGAAGCGCTCAAACTGATCGGGGGCAAGCCGATCATCAACTCCGTCAACCTCGAAGACGGGATCGAGAAGTTCGATACCGTCTGTTCGCTGGCGAAAAAGTACGGGGCCGCCCTCGTCTGTCTGACGATCGACGAAGAGGGGATGGCCAAAACGGTCGCGCGCAAACTCGAGGTCGCCGAGCGTATCTACTCCCTTGCGACGGAGAAGCACGGTCTCAACCCAGAAGACCTCGTCTTCGACGTCCTGACCTTCACCGTGGGCAGCGGGGACGAGGAGTACCGCGATGCGGCCGTCCAGACGATCGAGGCGATCCGCGAACTCCGCACCCGCCACCCGGAGGTCGGGGCGATCCTGGGGCTTTCGAACATCTCCTTCGGCCTGGACAAAGATGCCCGCCCCTACCTCAACTCCGTTTTCCTGCACCACTGTATCGAAGCGGGGCTCACCTCCGTCATCATCAACGTCAAGCACATCATCCCGATGGCGAAGATCAGTGACGAGGACCTCGAAGCGTGCGAGAACCTCCTCTTCGACAAGAAGCCGGAGGGACAGGCGCTGTTCGATTTCATCGACCATTTCGGCAACAGAGAAGCCGTCGACAGTGCGGCGGAGGATGAAGCTTACAACGCACTCGGTACCGAAGAGAAGATTGCGAAGCTCCTGCTCGACGGTGACAAGGAGCGGATGATCCCCCTTGTCGAAGCGGCAAGGAGCGAGATCGCCCCGGAAAAGATCGTCAATGAGATTCTCATTGACGCCATGAAGGTCGTCGGCGAGCTTTTCGGTTCGGGACAGATGCAGCTCCCCTTCGTGCTGCAGAGCGCCGAGACGATGAAAACCGCCGTTGACCACCTCAACCCCTACCTGCCCAAAGTCGACAAGGCCGTCGATACGACCCTGGTGCTGGGGACCGTCAAAGGGGACGTACACGACGTCGGCAAGAACCTCGTCGACATCATCCTCACCAACAACGGCTACAAGGTGATCAACCTCGGAATCAAGGTCGAACTGGACAACTTCATCAAGACCCTGCAAGAGAGCAGTGCCAGCGCCATCGGCATGAGCGGCCTGCTCGTCAAATCGACCCAGGTGATGAAAGAGAACCTCGAGGCGCTGAAAGCGGCGGGGATCACCGTCCCCATCCTGCTGGGCGGTGCGGCGCTCACACGCAGTTTTATCGAAGATTTCTGCCGCCCCAGCTACGACGGCCCGATCTTCTACTGCAAGGATGCCTTTGACGGTGTCACGGCGATGAGCCGCATCGAAGCGGGCAACCTGGACACCAACCTCCACCCGAATGCCCCGGAAATCGTCGAGGATGCCGAGAAGAAAGAGGTCGTCATCCCGCCGTTTAAGGAGCTGAAAATGCCCTCGCGGGACGTCCGCGTACCGACACCGCCCTTCTGGGGGCGGCGTGAGCTGAAGCTGACCGAGGCGCAGAAGGCGATGGCGTTCGAGTGGATCAACCACAAGATCCTCTTCAAACAGCGCTGGGGATACAATTCAAAGGGCATGAAGAAAGATGCCTACGAGAAACAGCTCGACGAGCTTGTCTGGCCGGCATACGAAAAGCTCAAGGCGCTCTTCCTGGACGAAGGCCTCTTTGAGCCGACCATCCTCTATGGCTACTGGCCGGCCCGTTCCGACGACAACACCCTGCTCGTCTTCCCGGAAACGGAGGGGTGGCACCGCGATGCTGACGCCAGTCGCGAACCCCTGGAGCAGATCATCGGTGATGCCGAATGCGCCTTTACCTTTCCGCGCCAGCGCAAACAGCCGCACCGCGCACTCAGCGACTTCTTCCGCCACGACCGCCATGACGTCGTCGCGCTCACCTGCGTCAGTGCCGGCAGCCGTCTGAGTACCTATGAAAAAGAGCTCTATGATGCGGGGAAATACAATGAATACTACCAGGTACACGGCCTGGGAGTGGAACTGGCCGAGGCCCTTGCCGAGATCGCCCACAAGCAGATCCGGCTCGATCTCAACATTGCCGACGATGAAGGACCGACCCTCGCCGATGTCCGCATGAACCGCTACCAGGGAGCGCGCTACAGCTTCGGCTACCCCGCCTGCCCGGACCTGGAGCTCAACCGCCCGCTCTTCGACCTGCTGAAGCCGGAGGAGTTCAGAATTGAACTGAGCGAGACTTTCCAGATCCACCCGGAACAGTCGACGTCCGCCATCGTCGTTCATCACAAAGAAGCGACGTACTATAACGTGTAG